In the candidate division KSB1 bacterium genome, one interval contains:
- a CDS encoding YdbL family protein, with product MRNRQFVRAAGILLAGMLLSCAVKMPEVQVGGGGSSLDEQVVGSYEQLGSSYPVISSRAAGGTVATNPPSPEVRAAYERQRGRAEDLRNLKRSGAVGEDAHGRVILRDASRLPAGWTVEAAQRVVEAENADRDVIAGWIATSNVRLSLAPRASIDRSLAKMYQRQSPPGTWVEREDGTWVRKE from the coding sequence ATGAGAAATCGGCAGTTTGTGCGGGCAGCGGGTATCCTGCTTGCCGGGATGCTGCTTTCCTGTGCGGTCAAGATGCCCGAGGTTCAGGTTGGAGGAGGCGGAAGTTCCCTCGACGAGCAGGTGGTGGGTTCCTACGAACAGCTGGGATCCTCGTATCCGGTGATTTCCTCGCGCGCGGCCGGGGGCACCGTGGCGACGAATCCGCCGTCTCCTGAGGTTAGGGCAGCGTACGAGCGGCAGAGAGGGCGCGCGGAGGATCTGCGGAATCTGAAGAGGAGCGGAGCCGTCGGCGAGGATGCCCACGGTCGAGTGATTCTTCGGGACGCCTCCAGACTCCCCGCGGGATGGACGGTGGAAGCAGCGCAGAGGGTAGTCGAGGCCGAGAATGCGGACCGGGACGTCATTGCTGGCTGGATCGCGACGAGCAACGTCCGGCTGAGCCTGGCTCCCCGCGCCTCAATTGATCGCTCCCTGGCGAAAATGTACCAGCGGCAGTCGCCTCCAGGAACCTGGGTGGAAAGGGAGGACGGCACCTGGGTGCGGAAAGAATGA
- a CDS encoding UDPGP type 1 family protein, with protein MDQARIAELRRAYERAGQSHVFRFWDELTAAQRKELVQQLSRIDLGLVSQLQDLLRRHLQGESRAGELEPVDIIALPTSDEDWKKREQARATGEEALRQGKVAAVLVAGGQATRLGYGQPKGTFPIGPVTERSLFQYHAEKIRAISRKYGRPVPWAIMTSPATDLPTRTFFAEKQYFGLPSDQVLFFIQDTIPALDPDGKLLLEEKWRVFESPNGHGGVLFALVRSGVLDQLEARGVEVLYHFQVDNPLIRLCDPVFLGFHLLENAEMSLKVIRKRDPYEKLGVVGRRDGRFAVIEYSDLTREEMEARTPDGELRYWAGSIAEHCYNVSFVRRVVSQAGKFPLHIAHKKVPHLDREGRRVAPREPNAYKFEMFVFDALPFAERAVFLEASRSEEYSPVKNAEGLDSPETARRDMIRLFARWLEEAGIAVPRDASGEPAVRIEISPLFALNSHELREKLPSDFKVQGDLVLEERAPA; from the coding sequence ATGGACCAGGCCAGAATTGCGGAACTGCGGCGAGCGTACGAGCGGGCAGGCCAAAGCCACGTTTTTCGTTTCTGGGACGAACTCACAGCCGCCCAGCGGAAAGAGCTGGTGCAGCAACTTTCCCGCATTGACCTCGGGCTGGTGAGCCAGCTGCAAGATCTCCTCCGGCGACATTTACAGGGTGAAAGCCGAGCTGGGGAGCTTGAGCCCGTCGACATCATCGCCCTTCCCACTTCTGACGAAGACTGGAAGAAGCGAGAGCAGGCACGGGCGACGGGCGAGGAGGCCCTTCGGCAAGGCAAAGTCGCTGCCGTCCTCGTTGCCGGAGGGCAGGCGACAAGGCTCGGGTACGGTCAGCCGAAGGGAACGTTTCCGATTGGTCCGGTTACCGAACGCTCGCTATTTCAGTACCACGCCGAAAAGATACGGGCGATAAGCCGCAAGTATGGGCGCCCGGTGCCCTGGGCGATCATGACGAGCCCCGCCACGGATCTGCCCACTCGTACCTTCTTTGCCGAGAAACAGTACTTTGGCCTCCCCAGCGATCAGGTGCTGTTCTTCATCCAGGATACCATTCCGGCTCTCGACCCGGACGGGAAGCTGTTGCTCGAGGAGAAGTGGCGAGTTTTCGAGAGCCCGAACGGGCACGGAGGGGTCCTCTTTGCCCTTGTGCGGAGTGGCGTGCTGGACCAGCTCGAGGCCAGAGGCGTGGAGGTCCTCTATCACTTCCAGGTGGATAATCCGCTCATCCGGCTTTGTGACCCCGTGTTCCTTGGATTCCATCTTCTGGAAAATGCCGAGATGAGCCTCAAGGTGATTCGCAAGCGCGATCCCTATGAAAAGCTGGGCGTGGTGGGCAGGCGCGATGGCCGATTTGCGGTCATCGAATACAGCGACCTCACACGAGAGGAAATGGAAGCTCGAACGCCCGATGGCGAGCTCCGGTACTGGGCGGGGAGCATCGCGGAGCATTGCTACAACGTGTCCTTTGTGCGCCGCGTGGTTTCTCAGGCTGGCAAATTCCCGCTGCACATCGCTCACAAGAAAGTCCCGCACCTGGACCGCGAGGGGAGGAGAGTGGCTCCTCGAGAGCCCAACGCCTATAAGTTCGAGATGTTCGTGTTCGATGCGTTGCCGTTCGCCGAGCGGGCCGTGTTCTTGGAAGCTTCTCGATCGGAGGAATACAGCCCGGTGAAGAATGCGGAGGGGTTGGACAGTCCCGAGACGGCACGCCGCGACATGATCCGCCTTTTTGCACGCTGGCTGGAGGAAGCAGGCATAGCGGTGCCCCGAGATGCCTCAGGGGAGCCGGCGGTGCGCATCGAGATTAGCCCGCTTTTCGCCCTGAACAGCCACGAGCTGAGGGAGAAACTACCCTCAGATTTCAAGGTACAGGGAGACCTGGTCCTGGAAGAAAGGGCCCCTGCTTGA
- the lon gene encoding endopeptidase La: protein MRDEDLEQYASDEEVRGREIPTEVPILPLRDTVIYPYMVTPLVVARPKSVQLIQDVVVGNRILGLVAQRKAEIEDPSPEQIYRYGTVASILKMLKFPDGSLRVLVQGLRRIQLVKITQTDPYFRALIRPLEDIVEPSTELEALANTVSSLFQRVVNMSPHLPDELAVAAMNTPDPSRLADLVASNITLPTEEKQALLEELNVKLRLERLVVHLSRIIEVLEMSSKIQDQVQSELSKSQREYFLREQLKAIQKELGMEDERTAEIRELREKIEQARMPEEAEKEALRELDRLAKMPPGAAEYTVARTYLDWLVSLPWSVSTEDNLDIERAQRILDEDHYDLKRVKERILEFLAVRKLKQDQKGPILCFVGPPGVGKTSLGRSIARALGRKFVRISLGGVRDEAEIRGHRRTYVGALPGRIIRGLRTAGSNNPVFMLDEVDKLGADFRGDPSSALLEVLDPEQNNSFVDHYLDVKFDLSRVMFICTANVLDTVPPPLRDRMEVLELPGYTEEEKLMIAFKYLIPRQLKEHGLRRDNLRFEKRAVRRIIREYTREAGLRNLEREIANICRKVAKKVALEGPVREVITAAKVPEYLGPPKYFSEVAERTSEPGVATGLAWTPSGGDILFVECTRMPGSKQLILTGQLGEVMRESAQAALSWVRSRAQKLGIEENFMEKSDIHIHVPAGAIPKDGPSAGVTIVTALVSLLTGKPVRHDLAMTGEITLRGKVLPVGGIKEKVLAAHRAGIRTVILPERNRKDLEEIPKGVLDELEFHFVENLDQVLRIAFAKTGAAKKRKRSTRLQKEGTPVNP, encoded by the coding sequence ATGCGCGACGAGGACCTTGAACAGTATGCTTCGGACGAGGAAGTGCGGGGCCGAGAGATCCCGACGGAAGTGCCTATCCTGCCCCTCCGGGACACGGTGATCTACCCGTATATGGTAACGCCCTTGGTCGTGGCGCGTCCGAAGAGCGTCCAGCTTATCCAGGATGTCGTAGTGGGCAACCGAATCCTGGGGCTGGTGGCCCAGCGCAAGGCGGAGATCGAGGACCCCAGCCCTGAGCAGATCTATCGCTATGGTACGGTTGCCAGCATCCTCAAGATGCTCAAGTTTCCAGACGGCAGCCTGCGCGTGCTGGTGCAGGGGCTGCGCCGAATCCAGCTGGTGAAGATTACCCAGACGGACCCGTACTTCCGCGCCCTGATTCGCCCGCTTGAGGATATCGTGGAGCCCAGTACGGAGCTCGAGGCTCTGGCCAATACCGTGAGCTCCCTCTTCCAGAGGGTGGTGAACATGTCGCCGCATCTGCCGGACGAGCTGGCGGTGGCGGCCATGAATACTCCCGATCCGAGTCGCCTGGCGGATCTCGTGGCCAGCAACATCACCCTGCCCACGGAGGAGAAGCAGGCCCTTCTGGAAGAACTCAATGTGAAGCTGCGGCTCGAGCGCCTTGTGGTCCACCTCAGCCGCATCATCGAGGTCCTGGAAATGAGCTCGAAAATCCAGGACCAGGTACAATCCGAACTGAGCAAGAGCCAGAGGGAGTATTTCCTCCGCGAGCAGCTCAAGGCCATTCAGAAAGAGCTGGGGATGGAGGATGAACGCACCGCGGAGATCCGCGAGCTGCGGGAGAAGATCGAGCAGGCGCGCATGCCTGAGGAGGCCGAGAAGGAGGCTTTGCGGGAGCTCGATCGCCTGGCCAAAATGCCCCCTGGTGCTGCCGAATACACGGTAGCGCGCACCTACCTGGACTGGCTGGTCTCCCTGCCCTGGTCCGTTTCGACCGAGGATAACCTCGATATCGAGCGCGCCCAGCGCATCCTCGACGAGGACCATTATGATCTGAAACGAGTGAAGGAGCGCATCCTGGAGTTCCTGGCGGTTCGGAAACTCAAGCAGGACCAGAAGGGCCCCATCCTCTGCTTCGTAGGGCCGCCGGGTGTGGGGAAGACCTCACTCGGCCGGTCCATCGCGCGGGCCCTGGGCCGGAAGTTCGTCCGTATCTCCCTCGGTGGCGTGCGCGACGAGGCGGAGATCCGCGGTCATCGTCGGACCTACGTTGGCGCCCTCCCCGGAAGGATCATCCGGGGCCTGCGCACCGCCGGCAGCAACAACCCTGTCTTCATGCTGGATGAGGTGGACAAGCTGGGCGCCGACTTTCGTGGGGATCCCTCCAGTGCACTCCTGGAGGTGCTGGATCCCGAGCAGAACAATAGCTTCGTCGATCATTACCTGGACGTCAAGTTCGATCTCTCGCGGGTCATGTTCATCTGCACGGCGAACGTTCTGGACACCGTTCCGCCGCCGTTACGGGACCGGATGGAGGTGCTGGAGCTTCCTGGGTATACCGAAGAGGAAAAGCTGATGATCGCCTTCAAGTACCTGATCCCGCGCCAGCTCAAGGAGCACGGTCTGCGCAGGGATAACCTGCGTTTCGAAAAAAGGGCGGTGCGCCGGATCATCCGCGAGTACACCCGGGAGGCGGGTCTGAGGAACCTGGAGCGAGAGATCGCCAACATCTGCCGCAAGGTCGCTAAGAAGGTAGCGCTGGAAGGGCCTGTGCGGGAGGTCATCACCGCGGCCAAGGTACCTGAGTACCTGGGCCCGCCCAAGTACTTTTCTGAGGTGGCTGAGCGAACCTCGGAGCCAGGGGTGGCGACGGGGCTCGCCTGGACTCCCTCCGGGGGTGACATTCTGTTCGTCGAGTGCACCCGGATGCCGGGCTCCAAGCAGCTCATCCTTACGGGACAGCTGGGCGAAGTGATGCGGGAGTCGGCCCAGGCCGCACTATCCTGGGTGCGCTCGCGGGCACAGAAGCTGGGAATTGAAGAGAACTTCATGGAAAAAAGCGACATCCACATTCACGTCCCTGCCGGAGCGATACCCAAAGACGGTCCATCGGCGGGCGTCACGATCGTCACCGCCCTCGTTTCGCTTCTCACGGGCAAACCTGTGCGCCACGACCTGGCGATGACCGGGGAGATTACCTTGCGGGGCAAGGTGTTGCCGGTTGGGGGCATCAAAGAAAAGGTACTGGCCGCCCATCGGGCGGGAATCCGGACCGTGATCCTGCCCGAGCGTAATCGGAAAGACCTGGAGGAAATCCCCAAGGGGGTCCTCGACGAACTGGAGTTCCACTTCGTGGAGAATCTCGATCAGGTGCTCCGGATCGCCTTCGCAAAGACAGGCGCCGCCAAGAAAAGGAAGCGGTCAACGCGGCTGCAGAAGGAGGGGACTCCCGTCAATCCGTGA
- a CDS encoding Hsp20/alpha crystallin family protein produces MASRAKRVIIELASPRGGYSADILLARGYSMIVTGTMWNPNTDIFETDEEVVIRMEAAGLDKNRLHVTLQGDRLIVRGYRPESHPCTPVTYQQMEISYGPFEKIFVLPDEVRNNPIRAVYRNGMLEIHVAKENPEKKGPFEVELETE; encoded by the coding sequence ATGGCTTCCCGAGCCAAGCGGGTCATCATCGAGCTTGCCTCACCGCGCGGAGGGTACTCAGCCGATATCCTCCTGGCGCGTGGCTACTCGATGATCGTCACCGGAACCATGTGGAACCCGAACACCGACATCTTCGAAACGGATGAGGAGGTGGTCATCCGGATGGAAGCGGCCGGCCTGGACAAGAATCGCCTGCACGTTACGCTTCAGGGAGATCGCCTGATCGTCCGGGGCTACCGGCCGGAATCCCATCCGTGCACGCCCGTGACCTATCAGCAGATGGAAATTTCCTACGGCCCCTTTGAAAAGATCTTCGTCCTCCCGGACGAAGTCAGGAACAACCCCATTCGGGCTGTTTACCGGAACGGGATGCTGGAAATCCACGTCGCGAAGGAAAACCCGGAGAAGAAGGGGCCTTTTGAGGTGGAGCTGGAGACGGAGTAA
- a CDS encoding MmgE/PrpD family protein, translated as MDTIARKWAEFAVSLRYEDLPAAVVHQAKRFLFDSIGCALGGYHAPDVQIAHEVYKEMGGKPEATVFGSGWRTSAYHASFLNSLMIRVLDYNDIYWKQDPSHPSDLIAAPLALGEREHKCGRDLITAVVLAYEFEQRLCEFAFPGLRERKWHHASLTQLASPVAAGKMLDLTVDQMVHAIGISGCHNMTLGAVTAGKLTMMKNTVDPLAVQSGVLAALLARQGYTGPEAIFEGKEGLMDTLGGDFAPELLTAGLGDSYRITECAMKAFPTEALTHSPITATLKLVRQHQIRPEEVQEVEVRTIARAVDILADPSKYHPTSKETADHSLPYCIAVAIVDGQVTTTQFHEDRLRDPRLLQLMPKIRVVAAPELEAEFPQKKPAEVIIRTARGTVAERVDYPKGDPREPMTDEELMQKFAALTEGILSENRRKRITDAIWQVEQFETLDAFCALLVVG; from the coding sequence GTGGATACGATTGCTCGCAAATGGGCGGAATTCGCTGTAAGTCTGCGCTACGAGGATCTGCCTGCGGCGGTTGTTCATCAGGCCAAGCGTTTCCTGTTCGACTCGATCGGATGTGCGCTGGGCGGTTACCATGCCCCGGACGTTCAGATTGCCCACGAAGTATACAAGGAAATGGGGGGAAAGCCGGAGGCCACCGTGTTCGGATCGGGCTGGCGGACTTCGGCCTACCACGCCTCCTTCCTGAACAGCCTGATGATCCGCGTGCTCGACTACAACGACATCTACTGGAAGCAGGATCCCAGTCATCCGAGTGACCTGATTGCGGCGCCCCTGGCCCTGGGCGAGCGGGAACACAAGTGCGGCCGAGACCTGATCACCGCCGTTGTCCTGGCATACGAATTTGAACAGAGGCTCTGCGAGTTCGCTTTCCCGGGGCTGCGCGAACGGAAGTGGCACCATGCTTCTCTTACCCAGCTGGCCTCCCCTGTGGCGGCGGGCAAGATGCTCGACCTCACCGTAGACCAAATGGTCCATGCGATTGGCATCTCCGGTTGCCACAATATGACCCTCGGCGCAGTCACGGCAGGCAAGCTCACGATGATGAAGAACACGGTGGATCCGCTGGCCGTGCAGTCCGGGGTACTTGCGGCCCTTCTGGCCCGTCAAGGCTACACGGGGCCAGAGGCGATCTTCGAAGGAAAGGAGGGCCTGATGGACACCCTCGGGGGGGACTTCGCCCCGGAGCTCCTTACTGCGGGCCTCGGGGACTCTTATCGTATCACCGAGTGCGCAATGAAGGCATTTCCTACGGAGGCGCTGACCCACTCCCCGATCACGGCCACGCTCAAGCTCGTGCGCCAGCACCAGATCCGGCCCGAAGAAGTGCAGGAGGTGGAAGTGCGCACGATCGCGCGCGCCGTCGATATTTTGGCCGACCCCTCGAAGTACCATCCTACATCCAAAGAGACGGCCGATCACAGTCTTCCTTATTGCATCGCAGTGGCGATTGTAGACGGGCAGGTGACGACGACTCAATTTCACGAGGATCGGCTACGGGACCCGCGCCTTCTGCAGTTGATGCCCAAGATCCGAGTTGTGGCGGCTCCTGAGCTGGAGGCTGAATTTCCCCAGAAGAAGCCGGCGGAGGTCATCATCCGCACCGCCCGCGGTACCGTGGCCGAGCGGGTGGACTATCCGAAGGGAGATCCTCGGGAGCCGATGACGGACGAGGAGCTGATGCAGAAGTTTGCGGCCCTGACGGAGGGCATCCTTTCTGAGAACCGTCGTAAGCGAATCACCGACGCGATCTGGCAGGTGGAGCAATTCGAGACGCTGGATGCCTTTTGCGCACTGCTGGTGGTAGGCTGA